From Oligoflexia bacterium, the proteins below share one genomic window:
- a CDS encoding thioredoxin family protein, protein MIELNEDNLQSVIDEHKQVIVQYGATWCGNCRMIKPKFKKLAEATQGIAFVYVDAEKYPNSRKLAAVDNLPTFAAFKDGKLLKQDQGNKIDVVEGLVNEVTSH, encoded by the coding sequence ATGATTGAATTAAATGAAGATAACTTACAAAGTGTTATCGATGAGCATAAGCAAGTCATTGTACAGTACGGAGCTACTTGGTGCGGAAACTGTAGAATGATTAAACCAAAATTTAAAAAACTTGCTGAAGCAACACAAGGCATAGCCTTTGTTTATGTTGATGCAGAAAAGTATCCAAACTCAAGAAAATTAGCTGCAGTAGATAATTTACCGACATTTGCTGCGTTTAAAGATGGGAAACTCTTAAAGCAAGATCAAGGTAACAAAATTGATGTGGTGGAAGGGTTAGTCAATGAAGTTACCAGTCATTAA
- a CDS encoding LysR substrate-binding domain-containing protein, translated as MPSLSQLEYILAVAKHKHFGRAAKSCFVSQPSLSAQVQKAEDELDIIIFDRSKSPIKVTQLGQEVIEQARKVISEHKKLLDIHAQSAELSGSFHLGVIPTLSPYILPLFIKSFSNNYPKVDLTISEYKTEDIIEKLYDDQLDGGLLVTPLYDDKIIERSLFYEPFYAFMSKHHPLINKKTVSETQLQDHPIWLLDEGHCFREQVIKVCAFKNKREVLNNVHFDSGNLETLKNLIRNGDGYTLIPHLASLDLTEQEKNHQLKKFKSPVPTREISLVHSRTFLKEHIIDAMTNSIINHIPNELSSLKKDSIERIDI; from the coding sequence ATGCCTAGTTTGAGTCAACTTGAATACATTTTAGCTGTTGCAAAACATAAACACTTTGGAAGAGCTGCAAAGTCATGCTTTGTCAGCCAACCGTCCCTATCTGCCCAAGTTCAAAAAGCAGAAGATGAACTGGACATCATTATTTTTGACCGCTCTAAATCACCTATAAAAGTCACACAGCTTGGTCAAGAAGTGATTGAACAAGCAAGAAAAGTCATATCAGAACATAAAAAGCTGTTGGATATTCATGCCCAAAGCGCAGAACTTAGTGGGTCATTTCATCTTGGTGTCATTCCTACCTTATCTCCGTACATCCTACCTTTATTTATCAAAAGTTTTTCAAATAATTATCCTAAAGTAGACCTGACCATCAGCGAGTACAAAACAGAAGATATTATAGAAAAGCTTTATGATGATCAACTTGATGGTGGGCTTTTGGTGACGCCATTGTATGACGATAAAATTATTGAGCGCAGTTTATTTTATGAACCGTTTTATGCTTTTATGTCTAAGCATCACCCTTTGATTAACAAAAAAACTGTGTCAGAAACACAGCTACAAGACCACCCTATTTGGCTTCTAGATGAAGGGCATTGTTTTAGAGAGCAAGTTATTAAAGTTTGTGCATTTAAAAACAAACGTGAAGTTTTAAATAATGTTCACTTTGACAGTGGCAACCTTGAAACTTTAAAAAACCTAATCCGTAACGGTGATGGCTACACGCTTATACCCCACCTTGCAAGCCTTGATTTAACCGAACAAGAAAAAAATCACCAATTAAAAAAATTCAAAAGTCCTGTTCCTACTAGAGAGATAAGTCTGGTGCATAGTCGAACATTTTTAAAGGAACATATTATAGACGCCATGACCAATAGCATAATCAATCACATTCCCAATGAATTAAGTTCTCTGAAAAAAGATAGCATAGAACGCATTGATATTTAG
- a CDS encoding peroxiredoxin has protein sequence MSRLVGNQAPDFSEQALVNGEIGNVSLKDFSGKWKILFFYPLDFTFVCPTEIVAFSDAAEKFREKNCELIACSVDSVFSHLAWTQQDRNDGGLGDVNFPIIADINKKIASDYEVLTDGGVALRGLFLIDDQNVIQHATINNLSVGRNVDEALRLLAAYQYTAEKGEVCPANWTEGDDSMKPDPQGSKEWFNKHK, from the coding sequence ATGTCAAGATTAGTAGGTAACCAAGCCCCAGATTTTTCAGAACAGGCCTTGGTCAATGGTGAAATAGGAAATGTTTCTTTAAAAGACTTTTCAGGTAAATGGAAAATTTTATTCTTTTATCCTTTGGATTTTACATTTGTATGTCCAACCGAGATTGTTGCTTTTTCTGATGCTGCTGAAAAATTCAGAGAAAAAAACTGTGAACTGATTGCTTGTTCAGTAGACTCTGTTTTTTCACACTTGGCTTGGACACAACAAGATAGAAATGACGGTGGTTTAGGTGATGTCAACTTCCCAATCATTGCGGATATCAATAAAAAAATAGCCAGTGACTATGAAGTACTGACTGACGGTGGTGTTGCATTGAGGGGCTTGTTTTTAATTGATGATCAAAATGTGATTCAGCACGCAACCATCAACAACCTTTCTGTAGGAAGAAATGTTGATGAAGCTTTACGTTTATTAGCGGCTTATCAGTACACTGCTGAAAAAGGTGAAGTTTGCCCAGCAAACTGGACTGAAGGTGATGATAGCATGAAGCCAGATCCACAAGGCTCAAAAGAGTGGTTTAATAAACACAAATAA